In one Fibrobacter sp. genomic region, the following are encoded:
- the rplB gene encoding 50S ribosomal protein L2, whose protein sequence is MGLKSYRPITPTLRYKQIGDRKEITAEKPYKPLTEGIKRSSGRNNAGEITSRRRGGGHKKLYRIIDFKRQFAGLSCTVETIEYDPNRTARIALVKYENGKRAYIIAPADIKVGDVLNSGEGAEFRVGNAIPLRDIPLNTVIHNIEMKPGKGAQIARSAGAGAELVAKDGKLCQVKLPSGEVRYIPEDCLATVGQVSNIDHMNESSGSAGRSRWLGKRPAVRGVVMNPVDHPLGGGEGRTSGGRHPCSPWGKNSKGAKTRNNKRTDKFIVRHRQKRA, encoded by the coding sequence ATGGGTCTGAAATCTTATCGCCCGATTACCCCGACACTGCGTTACAAGCAGATTGGTGACCGCAAGGAAATCACTGCCGAAAAGCCGTACAAGCCGCTTACCGAAGGTATCAAGCGTAGCTCCGGCCGTAACAATGCTGGTGAAATTACTTCCCGTCGTCGTGGTGGTGGTCACAAGAAACTGTATCGTATCATTGATTTCAAGCGTCAGTTTGCTGGTCTCTCCTGCACTGTCGAAACGATTGAATACGATCCGAACCGTACTGCCCGTATCGCTCTCGTCAAGTACGAAAACGGCAAGCGCGCATACATCATCGCTCCGGCCGACATCAAGGTTGGCGATGTGCTGAATTCTGGCGAAGGCGCAGAATTCCGCGTAGGTAACGCTATCCCTCTCCGCGATATTCCGCTGAACACGGTTATCCACAACATCGAAATGAAGCCGGGCAAGGGTGCCCAGATTGCTCGTTCCGCTGGTGCCGGTGCTGAACTGGTTGCCAAGGACGGCAAGCTCTGCCAGGTCAAGCTTCCGAGTGGCGAAGTCCGCTACATCCCGGAAGACTGCCTCGCTACCGTTGGCCAGGTTTCCAATATCGATCACATGAATGAATCCTCGGGTTCTGCAGGCCGCTCTCGCTGGCTCGGCAAGCGCCCGGCCGTCCGTGGTGTCGTTATGAACCCGGTCGATCACCCCCTCGGTGGTGGTGAAGGTCGTACCTCTGGTGGTCGTCATCCGTGCTCTCCTTGGGGCAAGAACTCTAAGGGTGCAAAAACTCGTAACAACAAGCGTACCGATAAGTTCATCGTACGTCATCGTCAGAAGAGGGCCTAA
- the rpsS gene encoding 30S ribosomal protein S19, whose product MSRSLKKGAFVDSHVLSKAQAMAGSDKKQAIKTWSRRSTIVPDMVGLTFSVYNGKQFIPVYVTENMVGHKLGEFSMTRTFRGHRKTETAGGKK is encoded by the coding sequence ATGTCTAGATCCCTTAAGAAAGGTGCGTTCGTGGATTCCCACGTTCTCAGCAAGGCCCAGGCGATGGCCGGTTCCGACAAGAAACAGGCTATCAAGACCTGGTCCCGTCGTTCCACAATCGTCCCGGATATGGTCGGACTTACTTTCTCCGTCTATAACGGCAAGCAGTTCATCCCGGTCTATGTCACCGAAAACATGGTTGGCCATAAGCTCGGCGAATTCTCTATGACCCGTACGTTCCGTGGTCACCGCAAGACTGAAACTGCTGGAGGCAAGAAATAA
- the rplW gene encoding 50S ribosomal protein L23 — protein sequence MKEIREILVAPHVTEETMKNMVNRRTDVHKYVFKVAMDASKDDIKAAIEKRFDVKVAKVNTLINRGKIKRVRMVAGKKPNWKKAYITLKAGQKIAEFEGV from the coding sequence ATGAAAGAAATTCGTGAAATCCTCGTTGCTCCGCACGTCACCGAAGAAACCATGAAGAACATGGTCAATCGTCGTACCGATGTGCACAAGTACGTGTTCAAGGTTGCCATGGACGCTAGCAAGGACGATATCAAGGCCGCTATCGAAAAGCGCTTTGACGTCAAGGTCGCTAAGGTCAATACTTTGATCAACCGCGGCAAGATTAAGCGCGTCCGTATGGTCGCTGGCAAGAAACCGAACTGGAAGAAGGCCTACATCACACTCAAGGCCGGGCAAAAGATTGCCGAGTTTGAAGGAGTATAA
- the rplV gene encoding 50S ribosomal protein L22 gives MQAVAKVKNVRYGVRKLRRVVDLVRGKSVSEAFAMLSILRTQTKGAPLVENALKSAVANLKQKSTAPVSAEEIVIKTITADGGTIMKRIHPRSQGRAFRIEKPLSHLTVVVADKEN, from the coding sequence ATGCAAGCTGTAGCTAAAGTAAAAAACGTCCGTTACGGCGTTCGCAAGCTCCGTCGCGTTGTCGATCTCGTTCGCGGCAAGTCCGTTAGCGAAGCCTTCGCGATGCTCTCCATCCTCCGTACGCAGACCAAGGGTGCTCCGCTGGTTGAAAATGCTCTCAAGTCCGCCGTTGCGAACCTGAAGCAGAAATCTACCGCTCCGGTTTCCGCCGAAGAAATCGTGATCAAGACCATCACCGCTGATGGTGGCACGATCATGAAGCGCATTCACCCGCGTTCCCAGGGCCGTGCTTTCCGTATCGAAAAGCCGCTCTCCCACTTAACCGTCGTCGTCGCAGACAAGGAGAATTAA